From the Lacipirellulaceae bacterium genome, the window TTGGTGCCTGCTGTCCGCTTGAATGGAACCAGCGACGTTGCCTGGGAGACTTTTCAGCCAAAGCTGTTTTCTGAGTTCGAATCGATTAAATTTTACGACTATACGAAGAGCTTCGAGAGAGCCTTGAGCTTTCTTGACTGCACGTTTCCCGCCAACTATCACCTCACCTACTCTAGCGACAAGCGATGCTCCAAAAAGGCCACTGAGGTGCTAAGTCGTGGTGGTACTGTCACGTCTGTCTTCTGGCCAGAGCTGCCAAGAACGTGGAACGGGGTGAGAGTTATTGATGGCGACCTCCATGACGCACGCTTTAACGACCCTCAGTCAGTGATCGTTGGCCTCAGAGCTAAGGGCCTCGCTCGTGTTGATACTTCTGGCTTCGTAGAGAGGCATTGTCCACTTTGTGCTCCTGGTAGGCCTACGCTTGAGCTGACGCAGATTGTCGAAGACTCTCACCGAACAACGAAGCATGTGTGTTCGAACTGCGAGTATCAGATTAACGGGCGTTGGAAGATTCAGGTTGGATTGCGAAGTTGACAAAACTGGATTGGGAAAGCTACACAGATCAGAACATGCGCATGTCATTGGAAGCATTAATTTCTAACTGACACGTCGAGCCCGAAGCATTCAATTCTGGACTCCTCCGTAGTTCTGCCATCAAGTCCTGTTGATACGCCGGAATCGCTAGATAGTTTCCAATGCTCAATTCGGAAGCCGCTGCTTGTCGCTGGTGACGTCTTACCTTGGCAAGCTCTCGTAGTCTTGCTTTGGGCGTGATAGAATTCTGATCCGTGATAAGCATAGCTACAAGCGGAAGACACAAACAAAGAAATATTCGCTGCCCCACACCTAAGCAACATTGTTTCGAGTAGTGTAATGGATCGACCGTTCACAGATTCTGTTCAAGCTTCGCATGCAACAAATCTCGACGTATTTGTCGTCCAGCGTTCATATTCGGATTGCGAAGCCTTTTCGTCATGCTTGCCTCTTTTGGAGCGATCACTTCACGACCATTACTTCAGTGGTCGAACTCAACGTAGACCGAGCGTCAAGGCTCATACGTTCACTAATGCAGCAGGAATCATTCACGCAATTGAGAATGTGAAGGCACTTCACGACCCATGCAATCCTGTACTAATTGTGCTTGACGCTTTCTTACCTCTAGAAGAGACCACAGAGCCCGAGTACGTGCAGACTCTTGACATTGGGCGTGGGCAGTACTTTTTCTCATGGTTGCGCTCAACCTGTCCCGCCATACCAGTCGTGATCCTCACCTCCGGAGGTGTTAATACCGCATCCTTTGCTTCAGTTCCCGGTGCATGCCTGGAGATATTGCATCGTGATGCCCTTCAGAACCCTGCCGAAGTAGTCAATGTACTTGTCAGGTGTCTGTCTGATCGGTGGTCGACTCCATTTTGGGATCGGCTAAAGCGACACGCGATCATTGGCAACGATACTTGGTTCTGCCCTGGACACAACAAAGGAAACGCGTACGCCCGTTCACCATTTATCGGAGACTTTGGCGAGCTGTTTGCGCCTGCTGGTGGTCTTGCACTATCGAGTGACGTTTCAGTGTCAATACAAGATCTTGGTGATCTATCGGAGCCTTTGCAGTCAACTCCAATGAACGCGGTCATGAAGAAATCTGCTGATACTTTTGGAGCTGCATTTACCTTGTACTCAACTAACGGCACTTCAACTTCTAACAATGTGATGCTTATGGCTTTGCTTCGTCCAGGAGATGTGATACTGGTCGACAGAAATTGCCATAAGTCTGTTCATCAAGCGATCGTAATTGCCGGTGCGCTACCCGTGTATCTTCATTCAGCATACAACGCCGACCTCGGGATATGGCTACCAGTGTCTATCAAGGAAATCGGTAGCAGTATACAGCGCATGGAGAAGGCAAAGATGTTGCCACGCATGCTGATTCTTACATCCTGCACTTATGAAGGTGCAATGTACCCAGTCAGCAAAATTGCAGACCTCTGCAATCGGCACGGGGTATTGTTCTATGCAGATGAAGCATGGCTGCCTTATGGGCGATTCCATCCGGCTTATATGACTAACGACGGTTCATCTGCACGATTTAACGCACTTGGAACCGGGGACGGCGACGGTGCTCATATAGTTGTTCAATCGACTCACAAGATGCTTTCAGCATTAAGTCAAGCCTCAATGATTCATATCGGGCAAGCATTCGTAGAATGTTTTGCGTCAGGCAATGTCTAATGGCTCCCAGAGCGGTTTGGCTCGTTGCATGAGTTTTGGCATTACTTAGCAGATGTAAACCGCTACTGGTTATCGACAAGCCCCAATTATCCGATTATTGCCTCTCTCGATTGTGCTACTGCGCAGATGGCAGGAGAAGGTGTGGGGCTCGTTGGACGGCTTTTAACGCTGGCTCACGAGCTACGCGAGCTACTACAAAAGCACAACGCTGACGTCAGTTTGGAACAAATAGTGGGGAAGCAGCAAGGCTTCGAAGAATACATGTTAGACCCGCTCAAGCTGACTGTTGCACTTGCCCCTACTTCTAGTAGCTTCCCGGAAGTCGAGAGGATATTCGCCCGACACCGCATATCCTGGGACAAGAAAATGCTTACGCATGGCGGCACGCGGCACAAATCTATTGGTGGTCACTTATTTTTTCTCATCCTGGCAGGTATCGGCCGCGACCACACAGAAAGATTAAAAGTCGCATTGAATGACTGCCAGAAATACATTGGCTGGCAGAATGATCAATGTGACATTGTGAGATACACCGACGATCAAATTGTAGTACTGCCACGAGATGCTCACTCGTCGTCAGGACAACAAATCCCAATTCAACAAGCAGGTGGACATGTTGCCTGCCAAATGGTCGTGCCATACCCACCTGGAATTCCAACAATACTACCAGGTGTTGTAATCGATCCTGAGGAGGCAAAGCGTATTGAACTACTCGCTAAAGGTAGTGCGATAAGCGTGCATGGTTTAACTGAGATCGATGGACAATTGTGTGTGCGTGTGTTAACGGATGCGGAGTTTAACTCACTGAAAAACGCTGTTCCATCATCTCAACTTGCTCGCTCCGATGACGAGGATAAGGAAAATCTATCGGGATAGTGCTTTACCAATTAGAAACAGAAAGTCCGCAACCACCGCCTTCCATCGTGCCAGACCCACCAGGAAAGCGTTCCAAGTAGCGTAATCGGAAAGTTGTTCCACTGACAATTATCTGTGTAGGCAATTCGTTCAACCAATCGACCGATTCGTAAAGATGAACCGTGTACTGATCTGTGATTGACGCTAGGGCAGTGGATCGCGGGTGTGGTAAAAAGATGCGTTCCCAATTGTCTCCCGTCGATGGAATAACAACTATGGGAGGTTTCGATCGACCATTCGCCGCTCTCACATACATGACTTCAATTTCAACTGCCAACTCCTCAAACAGAAGTTCCTTGCCTATAGCCGACGTATGCCCTTCATGAGCGTTATCAGCAACAAGTCCAGGCAAATTGGCGCCTAACGTCTCCTCTGTACCACTTTCCGATGAGATACTCCTGCCTATGTGCGTTTCTGCACTCATACACTCCCGTGTTTACAATTGTTAAGGTTTAGATGGCTACGAGTAACACAGCGGCAGTCAATTTGCAACAATTCAGTTTGAAAAGGATGGAAGTATTAAGACACGTCTAATACGATGCCCCATCTGGCTTGTAACTAAGTGGTCCGTTCCCTGACCGCGTAAGTGGGTACACATCCCATTTCGTGATGGCTCTACCGTACTGACGCTCTTTTTCGAGCTTGTACGCCAAGATCGTGTTCCTGCCGTCAGTTCTGAGATTGATTGATCCATAGACTGTAACATTGCGTTCAAGCAGCTTATCGACGAGGGTGTCAAGTGCCTCCTTAAGCTGCTTTCGCTTGGCGGGGTCAGTTTCATCTTCGAGCTTTTGGCGGTACCGCCCGATCTCGATTGGAATAGTTCCCTCGTCTTCACGAGTAGACCGCATTAGCTCGGTAGAAAACAGAAGTGGCCTCCAGCCTCGTCCATGAAGGCCGATTGCCCCAAGAGTATCCGGGCGAGGATGGGCGTGCGATTCTTCGTCCCCGCTTGAAACGACCGTAACGGCAGCGTTCGTAGCCCTTAGAAACGCGTCAAGAAAGTCCGCTGATCCGTGGTGGCATGCTTTTGCAATATCGCAGCCAAGCTTCTCAGATGCGGCATCAACGATTTCTTGCTCCTCATTCGCACTCCAAGGCCAATCAAAGTCTAGATCCGCATAATGCTGGAGCAAGAATGCTTCAGCAGATGTGTTCAAGTCTCCGCCAAACAGAAGTCTTACGTCTCCGAAACGAAGGAGGAAAATTACTGAGTGGCCGTTTTTCGTTTTCCCCTTGTCAAAGCTTCTTGACGTTGGCTTTGGTCCAAATACTCTAAGCGTGGGCTTGCCATTGTCGTCTCGTTCAACAAGTGGGCCAAGCACTTGAATTTGTAGTTCTTTATCTGGCCCGTAGCCTGGAAGGTACTTTGGCTCGCCTGATGCTTCAGCGTGAAGCATTGAAATGTCTTCAACTCTCCCAGATTTGAGCGCGAGATCTAGAAGCGATGCGTACTTTTTGATTGAGTTACCCTTTTTCCAGCGAACAGTGTCGCTGAGAAATCGCTTCAAGTCTGCTTTCGTTTGCAGTAGCTCCGTTAAGTGCCAGCGGCCCCCCATCTTCTTTTTCGCCCCAAGTGCTTTCGAGCCTCCTGCACGCTCTTCCATAATGCCATTATGGTAGACGTGCTTAAAATGAACGTTTTCTTCTTCAAAAAGCTTTCTGAAGCCTTCGTAGTGGTCAAGGTCTGGGTGCGTTAGCACTGCGGACTCGAACGTCCATTTGCGTTTGAATCCAGCGTATCGCCATTTCAAGAATCGGTGCATGTTGTCGCTTGCACCCGCATCAATCACTATGTGCTTGTCCTGCGGCGTTACCACTA encodes:
- a CDS encoding aminotransferase class I/II-fold pyridoxal phosphate-dependent enzyme, producing the protein MILTSGGVNTASFASVPGACLEILHRDALQNPAEVVNVLVRCLSDRWSTPFWDRLKRHAIIGNDTWFCPGHNKGNAYARSPFIGDFGELFAPAGGLALSSDVSVSIQDLGDLSEPLQSTPMNAVMKKSADTFGAAFTLYSTNGTSTSNNVMLMALLRPGDVILVDRNCHKSVHQAIVIAGALPVYLHSAYNADLGIWLPVSIKEIGSSIQRMEKAKMLPRMLILTSCTYEGAMYPVSKIADLCNRHGVLFYADEAWLPYGRFHPAYMTNDGSSARFNALGTGDGDGAHIVVQSTHKMLSALSQASMIHIGQAFVECFASGNV
- a CDS encoding MBL fold metallo-hydrolase, translated to MPEYRYVEFPDAKVFDENDKRKQVNHVLFGDWVRLESKPRSGWVKVRVRGTTGQMKVEDLRKDRVLEVVFTDVGQGDGCLVVTPQDKHIVIDAGASDNMHRFLKWRYAGFKRKWTFESAVLTHPDLDHYEGFRKLFEEENVHFKHVYHNGIMEERAGGSKALGAKKKMGGRWHLTELLQTKADLKRFLSDTVRWKKGNSIKKYASLLDLALKSGRVEDISMLHAEASGEPKYLPGYGPDKELQIQVLGPLVERDDNGKPTLRVFGPKPTSRSFDKGKTKNGHSVIFLLRFGDVRLLFGGDLNTSAEAFLLQHYADLDFDWPWSANEEQEIVDAASEKLGCDIAKACHHGSADFLDAFLRATNAAVTVVSSGDEESHAHPRPDTLGAIGLHGRGWRPLLFSTELMRSTREDEGTIPIEIGRYRQKLEDETDPAKRKQLKEALDTLVDKLLERNVTVYGSINLRTDGRNTILAYKLEKERQYGRAITKWDVYPLTRSGNGPLSYKPDGASY